A window of Nitrososphaerales archaeon genomic DNA:
GATGCTTCCCGTCTGGCTTTTGATGAGAGAAGAAACTCCGCTCTGAATGGGCATAACCTGTCCATTACAGGATGGTTCAGGTCTTCGTCGAAGATGACGGGATATAGTCTGCACCCCGATGGTCGATTTGGGTAGATTGTGCATTGCTCTCCATCGTGGAAGATGCATCTGCCGTTGTCGTTCCTGAGCTTCTTGAAGCCTCTGAATTCGACTGCGAAGTCTTCTTTGAAACCTAGGCTCACTATGCGCCGCACGTCATCCTCCAATAAGATCATCTCTGTCTTGTAGCAGCAACTTACACAGCGATGATTCCTACAAACATTCTTCGAAGACAACGCCTTGAATCAAGCGATTGCACGGAAGAGTGAGCGTGAACTTAACCCTTCCAAACCACCCTCTCTTGCTTACGATGACGCCATTGAGACTCTTCGGTGACACGCCAGCGGACAGAGCGGGAATCAAGGTCGACGGAGAGATCAGGTGGCTGGCTCTGATTCAGAATGCAAGCCGTCCTAAGGACGAGCCGACTTAGAAAAAGTGCCTGAGGATTTCGTAGGGGCTGTCGCGACTTTTGACCATGTCGAAGTGGTTCGTACAAACCCAGACCCATACTTCTCTCTTGCTACTCTTTTGCCTAAGCTGATACTGTGAGTGTGCCGACGCAGGAATCTGCTTGTTCCTTTCCAATCTACAAAGGCCACACTCGAAACTTTTCAGAGTGCCGTTCTTATTCCAAATCTCTTTGCGGAGGTCTTCCATGCCCCTCCTCAAACCATCACTGCCCTAAAAGAACGGGTCTCCCGACCTAGACCGTCCTGATTCGAGCTATTCTGGACAAGATAAGCTCGATTTGGGAGAACTCTGATTACCATGTTCTGTCAAGCTGGGGTTCGAACCCCACCGGATTTGAACCCATGACCACAGATGGCACGTGCCGAGATTTCCCAAACGAGTACCATGCCAAACTAGTACCGAAAACGGCGGTAAATGTGCCAATCGAGCACTGGGTCGGCGAATCCTTTCGGAATCATCGGCGCATCAATGCCCTAGTCACAATGACGTCTTGAGCATGGACCGAAACCGGCCGCCTAGAAACGTGCTAGGGCACTCCTCAAATGGTATGTCTACCAGACTAGCCGAGCGACTACTGTAGATCCCGCTTCCGCTGTTGCAATCCAGACAAATTTCACTAAAACAAAGATAGCGAGGGGTCGATATTGTCCGTCGCCTGCCCGTTGTTAAACGTCCACGCCCTCGATCAGGAAGTGGGTTGCGACCTCGAGGAGCTCCGCGGTGTCATCCGCCTCATCGAGGAGATGGACGCCTACTTTCCAAGGGTTGGATTGCTCCTATCGGCCCTTGGCAACTGCCCTGCAGCCGAAGTAACAATGCAGGATGTCGGTAGAACTTATTAGACGCGGGTCTAATTCGCATTTCTGCTCGCCGAATGGCATCCTACCGTGAGCGAAACGAAGAGAAGGAGGAGGTGAAGGGGCACAACCATCCGTTCAACGAGAAGTGTGGTCCGCATTGCCCCCGGAACGAGCACTACAAGGGGCCTGTCAGAAAACAGGGCTTTCGCCACGCGAATAGGAAGTAGCAGTCGGGTTTAGATGCAAATAGTGGGGCTGAGGATTCCCCTTTTGGATTCGAATCCCTTCCGACCCTTTACCTCGCTTTCTCGCTACAATTTACTAGTAAATGAGAGCTGAAATCCCTCCCCCGGCGCTTCCCGCTTTGGAGCGACTGTCCCGAGTGGTCTCTGCGTCCTCCGGCTCCCGTTGTCCAAGACTATGCGGCAGGCGCGCGGCCGAGCCGTGACTGACTGTGTGGATGAGCCCCTCTAGCCCTTCACCGAGCCCAACGTCAGCCCGCTGACATAGTACTTCTGCAGCAGGATCACCATGACTATGAGCGGCAGGGAGACCAGGACCGCGCCCGCGCTCACCGTGGCCCAGTTGATGCCCGTCGCCGATAGGAAGTTGGAGATGTACACCGTGACCCCTCTCGCACCCACCGGGACCTGACCGCTGAACACGGTGAGACCGAGGGTCAACGTCAGGAGGAACTCGTGCCAGCAATTGATTATCGCCAAGATTACCACGGCCACGATGCCAGGCTTCATCAGAGGAAATATCATCCTTGTCAGGATTCCGAGGGTGCCCAACCCGTCAATCCTCGCAGCATCGTCTATCTGCTTCGGTATGTCCTCCACGAAACCTATCAACAGCCAGACTGCTATCGGGATTGTGAAGATGAGATAGGTGGAGATCAGGGCGAACCAGGTGTTGTAGATGTGCGCTGTCCTGACCAGGAGGAAGAGGGGAATCACGAAGACGACGCTCGGCAGGCTGTTGACAATTATGTTCCAGGCGACAATCCAAGTCCCTCCGGTCTTGA
This region includes:
- a CDS encoding YkgJ family cysteine cluster protein, whose protein sequence is MEDDVRRIVSLGFKEDFAVEFRGFKKLRNDNGRCIFHDGEQCTIYPNRPSGCRLYPVIFDEDLNHPVMDRLCPFRAEFLLSSKARREASKLYLRLTSERKANSSEKKRSVVEI